The following proteins are co-located in the Conyzicola lurida genome:
- a CDS encoding EF-Tu/IF-2/RF-3 family GTPase, translating to MRWLDRLLGRAEYDSRIADAYVARRSPQADDGLPFRFLVEDVFVITGRGTVVVGTVQSGAARVGDPVLVGSTDSVVDGIEVFGSRADQTITGEPVGLLLRGVTRDSVARGGQVLGRS from the coding sequence ATGCGCTGGCTCGACCGGCTGCTCGGGCGCGCCGAGTACGACTCGAGAATCGCGGACGCGTACGTCGCCCGGCGCTCTCCGCAGGCGGACGACGGGCTGCCCTTCCGCTTCCTCGTCGAGGACGTCTTCGTCATCACCGGCCGCGGCACGGTCGTCGTGGGCACCGTGCAGAGCGGCGCGGCCCGGGTCGGCGACCCCGTGCTGGTCGGCTCGACGGACTCGGTCGTCGACGGCATCGAGGTCTTCGGCTCCCGCGCCGACCAGACGATCACGGGGGAACCGGTCGGGCTGCTCCTGCGCGGGGTGACGCGCGACTCGGTCGCGCGAGGCGGGCAGGTCCTCGGCAGGTCGTGA